The nucleotide sequence gaaaattttctaattgtttcaaaagaagattttttttttttttttttttttttgaaaattggaaaagtaatgaattacaatcacaataaattaaaaagcattagcgactaggaaaaaaagatttattttaatgaacatcttactatatgtgatcttctttttagctttacacgtcttttttttttcttaaatttagcaaaaagctatcactttttacttcaaatatttcgtcaacaactaaactcaataatacttccattttagtgtaaaacgcgttcataaatgcaacaaatctttttgcaaatcgtCAACAAATCTATTAATTGCATCACTTGTTACATTGGCAGTGTTGCCAGcactgcaattactgcgcatttataatgcgtttctgaatataccctttcctgggcctacctttagatgagccagacgaagacgaccggtgatatgccctacactggcgggcggggcttctattactgttaaacaaacaaacattggTAGTTTAAACTGAGGAATAttgctttttagatttttactaatataactAGTGTTTATTTTATAGGGTAGccttttcgttttaaaattcattttagcCGAAAGTGTTTTTTGATATATTCGAGTATATTTTCTGAAACTTCTCTTGTAATGCCTTTTTTAAGTTCTGACGGTTGCTTATTTAATGCTTCCATATATCTCGCTCAAGAAAACTCCATAAATTCGCAATTGCATTGAGATCAAGCGATTGCGCTGGCAGGCAGTTCCAGATAAGTCATGATTGAAGAATACTTGATGTGTGTTTGAGACCTTCGCTTTGATGGAATGGAAATATATCCAGATTACCAAATTTTTCAGCTCTTtccaattaattatttttcaatcaatttcaGCTGAAAGGCTCGAAAAACGTACCAACCCAGAGGCTCGGCAACTTTCCAATCCATATGAGCAATGCCGGAGATGTAAATTCCTGTcagctgtcttccagttatatggcccttattatgagcaacattcgatcttcgactgtagtcgaaagtgctgatcgaacgaattttcatttggtattatggtgctcattcgttgaagaataagactattgtgaatttcgatcgctcgacgcatttacaacagataattttttctcaactgatacagcaaatcaaaataaaagaaaaaccgattgtgttgaaattctttgctaacaacatttttaaacgttaaaaaaaaatattttttgtgaaaatgagtacaacggagttgtggttcgacgatttatcgggcgatgaaagattagtggaactagctagaagtagaaaacagttgaggggcgcaGCCAACCCCCTAgcaatggcttccactgagtacgtttagaattttcaaaatgtgttgatgtacttaatattacagaaatttccttacagatttttaaagagattatctaaagaggcgtttatgaacctactgtccagtacagaaaaccagttgcagcagtgcacccgagccaaatccattccaaatattttaaagctagccacagttatgcgattttatgcttagggatcgtaccaattgagtattggtaataaaggtatgctaggacttgctcaacccactgtgtCTGTTGTGCTATCGGAAATAATAGATGTcctggaaaattatatttgccaaAGATGGATACAATTTAATAGTACAGAGGCTGATCTGCAACAAAGAAAAgcacatttttatagcaaatacagcataagaaatgaaattcttagaatattatagaaaaatctaaaaagtattaaatagaaacctttacgccacacctctgttttatttttgttataaattttctttattcaattattcgtcattcgaaaaaaatatgtatttcagttcctctacgtatttcagcccatacctgccaagggaaaataaaaatgtatttctataaacatcacaaaaaaaaaaccattattaaccttaatccattttgctgccgttcaaACGGttgtcccaagcaattcagctccgttgtaaattcttcccattttttgctgcttgaactttggtgcaaatcccttttgcgaattgtggattctcttccattaatgaaactagcctttctaattgctgtttggtacttacggctttcgacctgcataaaattaacaaaattagtatgtatttattatttggttactataaaaccataaataatcgcaaacaacttacattttaacaagttttcccacaatacgctacacaatcgaaagcaaaattgcattcgactctaaagtCGGTATACAGCGAAAATTTCGACGGGggtgcaccgctcataataccaaattgacattcgattttcgaccttcggcaaccaacgaatatcgaagatcgaatctaactcataataggggccatatATGTATCTCATCTAAATACTGTCACattcaatagaaaaatattacttgATAGTGTAAACTAAGTATTATagaatgcattttatttaaatatttataacatttcaataactaaaaaaattaattaattcaataattaaATTAGTGGTTTTATCCATATATTTCTCTATGAAATCTGCTTATAAGATTCTATCAAACAGTAACAGTTTTGTTGAAATTATCAAGAATACAGCAATTAGCGCTCAAGTTGTGTAATACAGCACGCTAAAAACGCACGAATGAATAATTAGTGAtacaaaatacaactttaaTGGAGTAGTTTGAACGATTTAAAATAATTACGCTTCGGTGTTGGTAAATTCATATTGGGACCAACACGTGCCGACTTTTACTACCAATTTTGGTACACGGACTGTAAACTAGATATTTACCGAAGAGGCCTACAATGGTTCAAAACATGTATATGAGAAATGGTTCCGAAATAATAGTGGTTATGGCAAGTGCATAGTATACTCAATCTCTCTGAATAGTTCCCTTAACTGAGCGGTTGAAAAGAAGGCTAGCAACTATGTTTTCTATTGTTTACTATTTCCAGCAGATGTCGCATCGTACTGTCATTCCATATTTCTTTTTGACTcctcttttgaaaaaaagcgacGACAAAGTCGAGTCAGCACGTTATTTTTACGCGATTTAATTGTGGAGCAGTGAGAAATATCCTTAAATTgtgcaaaataataatacaagatGGAACAATTTGATTTAACAAAGATTAATTGCCAATTTTTGGACAGGCATCTTACTTTTCCACTGTTGGAGTTTTTGTGTGGAAAGGAGGTTAGAAAAGCTTTGCTTGCTGTCGCTTTTCGTGTCTGtttctaacaatttttttaaattatagatTTACAATCAACAAAAACTTTTAGAATACATCCTAGAGAcagtaaacaaaacaaacatgATTGATTACACTATGGACACTCGCAAACGATTGAATCTTAGTCAGGAGATGCCGGAGGAATTGGTGCAACGCAAAGCTGAGGTGCTGGCTACACTAAAGCAATTGCAAAATGAAGTGGCTCCTATTATGAAAGCCACCGACATTCTTAAGAATGGTGAAAGCATGAAAGACTCCAAGACTTTCGTTAATGCTTTGCAAAAGGATTATAACTTTAAGGTGGAACATTTGGAGAGCGCATACAAACTGGCTAAGTATTTGTATGAGTGCGGTAACTATCAGGAATCGACGTCTTATTTGTATTTCTGCTTGATTGTCATGTCACCAAATGATAAGGTTTGTTAGAAAAaggaatatttaagaaaatttatattcattATTCTTCTTTTTAGAACTACTTAAATGTCTTATGGGGAAAATTGGCTGCCGAAATATTGACTCTAAATTGGAACACAGCGCTAGAAGATTTAACACGTCTGCGAGACTACATCGATAATGctaatttttcaacaattcaagCTCTTCAACAACGTACATGGCTGATTCACTGGTCCGTGTTAGTGTTCTTTAATCATCCCAAAGGCCGAGATCTGATCATTGACATGTTTCTTTACAAACCTCTTTACCTAAACGCCATTCAGACAATGTGCCCACACATAATGCGTTACTTAGCTACTGCTGTCATCATTAACCGTACACGCCGTAATGCATTAAAAGACCTTATCAAGGTGATCCAACAAGAGTCTTACACTTACCGTGATCCCATCACGGAATTTCTTGAATGCCTCTATGTGAACTTTGATTTCGAAGGTGCTCGTTTAAAACTTCATGAATGCCAAACCGTAATATTGAATGACTTTTTCATTGTCGCGTGTTTAAATGAGTTCGTTGAAGATGCACGTCTTATGATCTTCGAAACATTCTGTCGTATTCATCAGTGTATCACCATTAGTATGCTTGCCGACAAGCTGAATATGAAACCCAATGAAGCCGAATGCTGGATTGTAAATTTAATCCGTAATGCACGTCTAAATGCAAAAATCGACTCTAAATTGGGTCATGTGGTGATGGGAACCCAACCACTGAGTCCTTATCAACAACTGGTCGAAAAGATTGACTCATTGTCGATGCGCTCAGAACATTTGGCCGGTTTAATAGAACgcaaaaataagcaaaagaaTCCTGAATCGATTGATTCGTGGAAGTATTATTAAGCGACGTTTTTAAATTTCCAGAAATAAACTATAATTTGTAACACGTTTAAATTATTATCAAACGCCAAGGGCCTTAATGACCAGTGCCCTTGGTGAATAAtgtcaaaaattcatttttatataaacaatGTAAAGATTAAAAAGGCTAgaataaaacaacaactacaattcGGGCTACAATGCGGAAGTTTGGTTTATTTTCCGAGTTATTTACAAAACTTCATCAAATGCGCTAAGTGAGCTTAAATAGAAGGAAATGTTTAAGTTTTCTAACAATGTTTGTCATTAGCAACTTTGTACATTtatcaaaactaaaaatagttttatcacaaatatttcaaaatgctGTCATGCTTTAATTTATAATTGTTGCTTTAAGTTCAAACAAGTATTTAAAAGCCAAGCGAAATGTGTTTGCACTACTGGGTGAAAAGCAAATACTCTACTACtcaatttatatgaattagtaattcaattacattacaTTCACACGTAAGAccttataatttgaaaattaaatatgtaaaattgtttattatgcTAATTCAATACTAAGCCAAAGGAACCTGCAAATTGGCGAAATATTGACATCATGTTCGaatttagtttttcaattcAACTCCTCTGCTTCAACCTCATCAGCTTCTAGCAAACGCCGTTGAGCGTCATTCTCCTCATGTCATACAATGAATTGCTATCTCGACTTTTTCGCATTGCTTTCgctcttatttttattaacaaccaTCCAGCTTCGCATTGGTAAATTCTGCAAGTAGTTTATCCAACGCCGCATAAAGAGTAGCCATACAATTccatatactatacatattaTCGATTCTATATAGTAGCCATCAAAGACAATTTGGCATTCGCCACCTGCTACCTCACATTCCTAATATgggaaatttaatattattcaaaatcTGCGTCCTTCAAACTTCATTTACTTACCGTCTTTTGTGCCTTCGATGAGCAACTATTCTGCGCCGCCACTATTGGGTCCACATGAATACACTCTTGCCAAGTTAATACGTCTACCAGCCATAAAACCACAGTATTTGGCCAATTCCCACCTAAATTTGAAAGCGTGTTTAGGAATGTCATGTATGTACCACCAACCGCTGGATCAgaaatttttgcaaagaatGCCATTACGGCTACAAACATGCAGTACAGGCACACCTGATACAACGCATAATTAACGATAAGGATCACATAATAAAACACGGGAACATGACTGTCCGTAATCATGTATGGCGTGCAATATGTGATTATTGCTGCTATTGTGCTAAATATAATTCGATAGGGAATAGCTTTTAAGAAGACCTCCATAGGTCGCGGTCCATGCGTGTAGCGACTGACGATTAGCGGCAACACTATTTGTAAGGGTATCATTGGTATTACTAGTAAGGCCAATTTCTCCTTTGGTACGCCAGCATCGATTAATTTTAATGATGTAACTGCATCAGTAGCGGCAAAAGTAACCTTAACGGTTAATAATATACCAGCTAATATTTGTATTGGGCGCATGCGAACCATGTCGAAAAGTATCTTGTAACTATCACGTAAATTAAGCTCATGTTCATCAGTGTACCGTGCAGTTGTGTGTGCATCTTGcacatcattttctttttttaagattGCTACCAAAGTGGTAACTGCCATGAAGCAGAGTCCCCAAAACCATAAAAATTCTGGCAAAGTCACAAGTCCTTTGTCAAGCGATTCCGTGCGCAGATAATTGTTACAAAAATCTTTTGATTCTAGCGCAATAAATACCACATAGCCAAGAAAGTAACCAGCTGTTTGCCCTACACTGTTGCAAGTCGACGCATAGCCTACATTACATCGTTTCAGCATAGTCAGCGCCCAGCCATCTACTGCAATATCCTGTGTTGCCGCGAGGAAGTTAAGTAAGAAAAATAGCGTTGTTAGCAATGGCACATTGGGATCTGCACCGTTGCCACCTAACCATCGATCCACTTGCCACGATAAGAAGAGCAT is from Anastrepha ludens isolate Willacy chromosome 4, idAnaLude1.1, whole genome shotgun sequence and encodes:
- the LOC128859619 gene encoding eukaryotic translation initiation factor 3 subunit E, with the translated sequence MEQFDLTKINCQFLDRHLTFPLLEFLCGKEIYNQQKLLEYILETVNKTNMIDYTMDTRKRLNLSQEMPEELVQRKAEVLATLKQLQNEVAPIMKATDILKNGESMKDSKTFVNALQKDYNFKVEHLESAYKLAKYLYECGNYQESTSYLYFCLIVMSPNDKNYLNVLWGKLAAEILTLNWNTALEDLTRLRDYIDNANFSTIQALQQRTWLIHWSVLVFFNHPKGRDLIIDMFLYKPLYLNAIQTMCPHIMRYLATAVIINRTRRNALKDLIKVIQQESYTYRDPITEFLECLYVNFDFEGARLKLHECQTVILNDFFIVACLNEFVEDARLMIFETFCRIHQCITISMLADKLNMKPNEAECWIVNLIRNARLNAKIDSKLGHVVMGTQPLSPYQQLVEKIDSLSMRSEHLAGLIERKNKQKNPESIDSWKYY
- the LOC128859618 gene encoding acetyl-coenzyme A transporter 1 — translated: MTVRRRQDTNVSPTDATDRHCLLVETPPSDCRLNVNANEEIHEKTDIRGDRGNIAILFFLYVLQGIPLGLIAAVPMLLQNRGASYRQQAEFSFAYWPFSMKLLWAPIVDSIYVRKFGRRKSWLIPSQYLIGIFMLFLSWQVDRWLGGNGADPNVPLLTTLFFLLNFLAATQDIAVDGWALTMLKRCNVGYASTCNSVGQTAGYFLGYVVFIALESKDFCNNYLRTESLDKGLVTLPEFLWFWGLCFMAVTTLVAILKKENDVQDAHTTARYTDEHELNLRDSYKILFDMVRMRPIQILAGILLTVKVTFAATDAVTSLKLIDAGVPKEKLALLVIPMIPLQIVLPLIVSRYTHGPRPMEVFLKAIPYRIIFSTIAAIITYCTPYMITDSHVPVFYYVILIVNYALYQVCLYCMFVAVMAFFAKISDPAVGGTYMTFLNTLSNLGGNWPNTVVLWLVDVLTWQECIHVDPIVAAQNSCSSKAQKTECEVAGGECQIVFDGYYIESIICIVYGIVWLLFMRRWINYLQNLPMRSWMVVNKNKSESNAKKSR